The genomic DNA ATCGCGGTGCTGAACAGGACGGGGTAGCGAACGTTCCGCCACCAGTAATGCGCGTCTAGCAACTCGCCCGACAATTCGCTGGCCGTGACGGTCGAAACGAGAGGGAGCTTGGCCGGACGAGGCTGGATGTCTGCCAGCGACTGCAGCAGTTCTTCCTTGATCGGTTCCATTTGATGCGTGTGGAAGGCGTAATTGACACGCAACCACCGCAAGAATTTTCCTGTCTTTTCCAGCTCTTCGGCGATCTCCTCCAGCGGTTCGGTATCGCCGGCCAACGTAACTAAGTGGGAGCTGTTGATCGCCGCAACTTGGACGCGGTCATATCGATCCCCGATCCATTGCCGCGCTTCAGCAGCGGAGATTCCAACGGCCAGCATCCGACCGGTGCCCGCCATCGTGTCTTGCAAACGGCTGCGGTGATAGATCACTTTGACCGCGTCGGCAAGGCTATAGACTCCGGCGCAATAAGCCGCCGCGACTTCGCCGACACTGTGACCAACGACCTTCGACGGGGTGACGCCCCAAGATTTCCAAAGCTCGACAAGTGCTACTTGCAACGCGAAGATCGCGGGCTGAGCAATCGCGGTTTGATTGATCTTCGAATCGGCTTCATCGCGTTGCATTTCGGTCAACAACGACCAACCGGCCAGTGGTTGCAACAGCGCATCGATGCGTTGGATCATCGCCCGGAAGATCGGTTCACGCGCAAGCAGTTCGCGGCCCATGCCCCACCATTGCGCACCTTGCCCTGTGAATACAAACACCGGTTTATCGTGTTCGCCGGTTGCTTTGGCGTGCACAAATCCGCTGGCTTGGCTTGGATCTTCCAGCCAATCTCGCATTCGTTGTTGCATCGTTTCGCGGTCCGCGCCGGTGAACACCAAACGATCTGGGTGCTGTTCCTTGCGTGCGCCAGCTGAGTAACAAACGTCTCGCAGCGGAACCTCTGGACTGTCCAGCAAGTCGATAAACGAAGCGACATAGCTCTTCAACGCGACCTCATCGCGAGCCGAAATCGGCAGCAGGCACGGCCGCTGGGCCCGTTCGGGCGCGGCGTGATCCGGGGCTCCGTTGGTCGCACCATTGGCAGCGCCGTTGCTCGCCCCATTCTCTTTAGGTTTGTTGGTGAGTGACGCGATCGCGGTTTGCGATTGCAGACGCTGGCGAGGCTTCGCGGATGAAACATTCTGCGGGGCCGCTTCCAGGATGACGTGTGAATTGGTTCCACCGAAGCCAAACGAATTGACCGCCGCGACCGGCTGCTGCGAATCGTAGTGCGGAAGCGGTTGCAAATCGGTTGCAACTTGCAACTGCAGTTTGTCGAATGGAATGTTGGGGTTGGGGGTTTGGAAGTTTTGATTCGGTGGCACTTGATCCTTGTGCAACACCAACGCGGCTTTGATCAAACCCGCGATTCCCGAACCGGCTTCCAAGTGACCGATGTTCGTTTTGACCGATCCCAGCAGGCAGGGTTGGTCGACAGGGCGGCCTTGCGATAAGACGCTGCCCAACGCGGCAAGTTCGATCGGGTCACCGACCGAGGTGCCGGTGCCGTGCGCTTCCATGTAGGCGACTCGGCTGGGGGCTAAGCCCGCTTCTTGATACGCCTGCCGTAACATCGCCGATTGTCCATCGACGCCGGGGACCGTCATCGACGATGTGTGTCCATCTTGATTGACCACGGCGCCCCGAATCACCGCGTAGACCGAATCGCCATCGGCGATCGCTTGGCGAAGCGGCTTGATGTAAACCATGCCAGCGCCTTCGCCACGGACGTAGCCATTGGCGCGCGCATCAAACGCAAAGCATTGCCCGTCGGGGGAGAGCATCGATGCGCGGCTGAAGCCCATCGTCGCATGCGGGGTGAGGATCGAGTTGACGCCCCCCGCCAACGCACCGGTCGCTTTCCCCGACCAGATACTCTCGCAGGCTAAACTGACCGCCACCAGCGCCGACGAACAGGCGGTGTCGACCGAAACGCTGGGGCCTTTTAAATCGAGCAGATAGGAGACGCGGTTCGATGCGATACTCAACGTGCAACCGCTGTTGGTGTGCACGTCGGCGCTTACGTCTTCGGACATCTGGATGCTGGCGAAGTCGTGGCTTGCAACGCCGACGAAGACGCTGGTTTGCGTCCCTTTGAGTTTGCCAGGGGCAATGCCCGAATCCTCGATCGCTTCCCAGGCGGTTTCCAACAACCAGCGTTGTTGTGGATCCATCCGCGATGCTTCGCGAGGCGAAACTCCCCAGAAGAATGGATCGAAGTCTTCGATCCCATCGACGAAGCCACCCCATCGCGTCACCATGCGATTGGCAACGTCGTTTTTCGGATGGTAGTAGTGGTCTCGGTCCCATCGTGTTTCCGGGACCTCGACGATTCCTGAACGGCGTTCGGCCAGCAGGTTCCAGAAGCTTTCTGCATCAACCGCGCCACCAGGCAATCGGCAACCAATGCCTACAATAGCTAGAGGTTCACCCTGGTGTGGGGCAGCCTTGGAATCAACATTCATACTTAAAAAACCTGCCGTTTTGTATCGCAGCCCAAAGAAATTTATTCGCTAACGGATGGTGCGGTGAAAGTGGAAGCCAACTAAGAATTCACGCACGCCCCCCCTATCTTTCCCATTTTAATCACGTGGGGAGTGCCGTTCAATTGGCAATTATTGTTTTGCCCATGCAGGTGTCCCTGGGGTGGCTTGGGGCATGGCGCCGCGTCGGTGGATCGCGAGAGAACAGCCAGTAGACGGTACGAAGGGGGGCAAGGTCCCCTTCTTTTGCTCTTCCGTTATGGAGGGGCTGTGTTCTAGCGTCGCGGCAGAAAAGAATTGCCCAGGCGACTGCTGATGATCGCCGGCAGGACGATCAGGTCTCCGATCAAGGCGACGCCCAACATGCTTGACATTAACCACGCAAACCGCGCGATCGGAGTGAATGGACTGAACGCATAGACCAACAGTCCCAGTCCGCAGATCATCGACGTCTGCAGCATCGCGCGACTGCAATGCCGGAAGGCGTAGACGAGCGCGTCGTGTTTGATCAGCCCCGCCGCGGCCCCGCGCCGGAACCAGGTCACGAAATGCAAGGTGTCGTCGACAGCGATTCCCATCGCCGCAGTGATCGTCATCATCGATCCGATTTCCACCTTAATGCCTAACCATCCAAGCAGGCCAAAGAGGATCACCGAGGGGAGGACATTCGAAACCATCGCCATCAACCCCGCGCCGATGCTCCGCAGGGTGACCATCATCGCCACGGCGATTAAGGCAAACGCGGTAATGAAGCTGCGGGCCATGTCGTCCAGCAATTGTTCCTGCGCTTTTTGGATCAGCGGCATGCTGCCGCAGACAACGCTACGAACGCCCTGCTGTGGTGCGAGTTCTTCAATCACGGAATCGATTGCTACTTGCAGCTGATCGCCCACTCTTCCCAAATCGATCTCTTCGGAAGTCGGAACCCGCGCGCTGATTCGCCACAGTTCTTCCGTATCATCATCTTGGAAATACTGCATCTCGCGAAACATCTCGCGTAGATCTGTAAAACGTTGTTCTAGAACAATGCGTTGAGCGATCTGGCCGATGCCTCGCGAACCCGATCGAAACGTGTCGGGGAAGGAGGGCGAAAAGTTCACGGCCGACACGGTTCCGCCAATGTCGTCAACTCGCATCGCAGCATGTTGAACTTGGCGGACCAGATTCATCCGGTCGAGCATCGGTGTCCGGCTGGTGCTTTCCGCGATCGTGGCCTTGGGGATCCGAAGCACGATTTCCACGGGAGTCAGTGGACCGACATGCGATTCAAACCATTCGTAGTCTTGTAGGATCTTGGCCCCGGGGGCGAACAGATCGTGCACGCGGGCGGTGGATTGAAGTCTCGTGATTCCGATCACCCCAATCGTCATCGCAATGGCGGTGCTCAGCAAGATCAACGGCCACCAACGTGCGATCGAATCGACCATGCGTTGGGAAATCGCATTGCGGAGGTCAGCGCCTCCGCCGGCCAAACGGGATGCCCAGCGTCGTGGGGGCCATTGTTCCAGCTGGCAAGGAAATAATAGAAACAGAACCGCGGTCCCCAGCAGTACGCCTATGGCTGCGAAAAGCCCGAACTTCTGAATCGGCAACAAGAAGCTGCTGATCAATGAAATCAACCCTAGACTGGTCGTGAACGACGACAGCCAACACGGGGCAAACGCGTTTCGAATCGCCTTGCGTGGGGCCTCGGTGAGACCGTCGGCAAGGACCACGTCTTGGTAGTTATTGACGAGGTGAACGCCCGCGGAAATGCTAAGCACAAAGACTAGCGAAGGGACCATCAGCATCACGCTGTCCATCGTTTGACCGCCGAAGGAGATCATCGCAAGACTGATCGTTTGGCAATAAACCGCGTTTAGGAATACAAACGCGCTCAGCTTGATGCTGCGGAAACTGAGATACAGAACGATACAACAAATCACGTAGCAAACCGCGGTGAACCAGCCCATGTCTTTCTGACTCGCTTCATCGATGGCGAGTCCGTCATACGTTGTTCCTGCGATATGGATCTGATCGCGCGACACGCCAACAATCTGCTGGGCGGTGGCTTGGACGTGTTGAATGGTTGCGTCGCGCAACCGCCAACCTTCGTCGGTCAGCATCATGACAACCGAACTGGTGACCGGTTGGCCTGCGGCATGGGGAGCGCCTACCAACCAGCCATTCAAACGAGCGATCGCTTGAGATTTTTTCAGCGACAACGGTTCACTGGTCAATTGAGCGACGAGGTCACTGCCCGAGGTGACGAACCGAAACAATTGCACATTTTGTTCGCCAGCAAGATCCACCGGTTGTTGCAGTTGCTGCGTGAGTTCTGTTTGCCGTGGATCGTCCAGGTGGCATCCGTCCCAGCTGAGGATCAATACATCATCACTGACAAATTTCTCCGAGAACCAGTTGAGATCTTGGGTCTCTTGAAACCGCTCGGGCAACCAATCTTCGGGGCGGTTTGAGTTCGTGGACAGCGCGTCGATGGCGCCACGAACAATGGGCAGCGCGCAGAATAATGCCAGGAGCAGGATCGCGATTCGGTAGCGGAATATGGTAAGAGACCCCATGGTGCCCTATACTGGATTTGCAGGTTGGCCATACGAACAAGTCTGAAATCATAGTGATAATTTCAGGCAGAGAAAGCACGTGCGATGCGATCGAGGCCGGCAAGACCCGTTCGGAGACCGCTATTGCGGATTTCCCAAAAACGGATCGACCAAATGCCGCAGTCCGATTTCTGATAGTTCCACGTTGACATCTTCTGTGGTGGGTGATTCCAGCGTGTCGGTGACTTCGTCGGCGATCAATTGTGCAAAACGAAGCTGCGCCGCCCGCAGGGCGTCACTGAACTGTTGCGGTGTGATCGCAATGTTCCGCAGCTTGGAAACACGCACTGCCAACATCGCCGTCGTATCGCTTGGGTGATCGGTTGCCATCCGCAACGCGCTGTATTCGATCTGCGTTGGATTGGCGTGTTCAAACCGTTCCAATCCACGCCAGACGCGCGCCAACAAACATTCCTGCCAGTTTTGAATCCAAGCCGGATCGTCGACCTGCATCTGATCCACCGGAGGCACGACGGCTGTTGGTTCGCGACGGTATTGCGCCGTCGCCGCCGCGCGCGCCGAACGCAACAGGTAGTCGCGAAGGCGACCCTTTTCCGACTCGCCAAATCCCTTCGACGCAAGATGTCCCAACAAAAGGACCAGCGATTTGTCGGCCGCTTCGCCATCGCCCCATAGATCGATCAAGTAGTTTCGCATCGCGGTGATGTAGCGCATCGTGTAGCCGCCGGCGCTGTCGGCCTGCGACCAACGGGTCGATTGCCGCGCCAACTGGATCGTTCGATCGGGGGGCTGCGAGGAGTTCATGCTGTGAGTTATTGAACCTTCAAGTGAAGGCTTGGAACTTTGTCGACTTGGTCGGACTCTTTGGAGAAGAACATTGTATTCTGCGCCGCCTTGCTGTGGCTGACCACGACAAAAGTAACCTCAGAATCGGGGAATCCGGTCAGGAACGCATCGAGTTCGTCTCCAAAGAAACGGACGTTGTCGTTGGACTCGTTGGCCATTCGACCTTCGGTGTTGTCGATGACCGTGCTACATAAATACTTCGCTTTGCCAAGATTGTTGGCCGTCGGTGCATTTTTCCAATTTAAAGCCCCCTCCCCTTTTTCCACCCATGAAACGGCCTGTGACGCGTCGAAACCGTAGAGACGCAATTCTTGCTTCGCTGTAGCGCCCCCTTTTAACGCCAAACTAACGACCGCGTCTTGCAGACTGTTCATCGGATGTTGCCATTGACTGAGGTCAAATCTTAGATAAACGTACTGCAGCGGGCCGTCGGATTTCTCGGGCAGCAGCGTCGACAATGAATCCAGTTCGCCGCGCGGCGTGTCGTCGCCGCGTACCACGGTTGTGTCCGCGCCATTTCCGGTTCGGGTTGTGATCTGTTGGAATCCGGATAAGGAACCATTGGAGTAATTGGCGGCAATCGAAATCTGAGACTCCGCTTGCGAGACCTGTTTGTCATCGACGGTCGTCAAACGCAGGAACACGGCGTAGCGTCCCGGGGTCAGATCTTCGCTTCCAAACCGAGCCAACATCTCCAATGATTTTCCCGATTGAGGAATTCGCACGCCCGCGATCCGCATCGGAAACATCGTCGCCGGACGTTCGTTGCCACCCGATTCGGGCTTCAAGAAGACGCGGATCTGAGCAGCGATCGCGGCTTTACCCGCTAGGATTGCTGGATTCTTCGCACGGCTGGAGGCTGTGTTGACAAGGCGGAATCGGACCAATGCCGGTTCGCCCGCCAGAATGCGCGTCGACTCCAACGTGACCGCTTCGATTTGCAAGGGCTGCAGCATCTCCGCCGTTACGACAACCGGTGCCGTGCGATCGGGAGTCGTTGGGGCAACGGCAACGTTCGGTTCAGGAAGCGGTTCTTCCGGTTGGGGACGGAAGATAAAGATTCCAGCGACGAGCGCGAGTATTCCCGTAGCGATCGCCGCCGCGATCAGGGGAGTTCGCGAGCGACGTTGTTTTTTCGTTCGCAGTGTGCGTGTCGGTGGTTCAGGTTGAAAATCGATCGCGATTTCTAACGACGGACTGTCCGTTTCCTGGGCATGCGTTGCCGGACCCGGCGGCGGCGATTCGTCGGCCAGTAATTTCAGTTCTTCCAACAGCGCGTCGGCGCTTGCCGGTCGATCTTTGGGTTCTTTGGAGAGCAGACGGTCGATCAGGTCGGACAGTCCAGGCGGGACATGTTCGGCAAATTCCGACAGCGGACGCGGCGAATGCGCCGTGATCGCAATCAGCATCATTCCTACGTTGGAATATCGGAAGGGCAGCATCCCGCCACACATCTCGTATAGCACGATCCCTAGACTGTAAAGGTCGGATCGGTCATCGACAGGTTCATCGGCAGCCTGTTCGGG from Rosistilla carotiformis includes the following:
- a CDS encoding efflux RND transporter permease subunit is translated as MPERFQETQDLNWFSEKFVSDDVLILSWDGCHLDDPRQTELTQQLQQPVDLAGEQNVQLFRFVTSGSDLVAQLTSEPLSLKKSQAIARLNGWLVGAPHAAGQPVTSSVVMMLTDEGWRLRDATIQHVQATAQQIVGVSRDQIHIAGTTYDGLAIDEASQKDMGWFTAVCYVICCIVLYLSFRSIKLSAFVFLNAVYCQTISLAMISFGGQTMDSVMLMVPSLVFVLSISAGVHLVNNYQDVVLADGLTEAPRKAIRNAFAPCWLSSFTTSLGLISLISSFLLPIQKFGLFAAIGVLLGTAVLFLLFPCQLEQWPPRRWASRLAGGGADLRNAISQRMVDSIARWWPLILLSTAIAMTIGVIGITRLQSTARVHDLFAPGAKILQDYEWFESHVGPLTPVEIVLRIPKATIAESTSRTPMLDRMNLVRQVQHAAMRVDDIGGTVSAVNFSPSFPDTFRSGSRGIGQIAQRIVLEQRFTDLREMFREMQYFQDDDTEELWRISARVPTSEEIDLGRVGDQLQVAIDSVIEELAPQQGVRSVVCGSMPLIQKAQEQLLDDMARSFITAFALIAVAMMVTLRSIGAGLMAMVSNVLPSVILFGLLGWLGIKVEIGSMMTITAAMGIAVDDTLHFVTWFRRGAAAGLIKHDALVYAFRHCSRAMLQTSMICGLGLLVYAFSPFTPIARFAWLMSSMLGVALIGDLIVLPAIISSRLGNSFLPRR
- a CDS encoding serine/threonine-protein kinase → MSTRSQDYSFLSPPELPDEIGRLGSYRILELIGEGGMGKVFLAEDQRLRRKVALKVMSQRIAASKNARERFVREARAQAAVHHDNVATIFEVDEQNNTPFLAMELLKGQSLEQVLRKGYKFNIKQIIALGRQIARGLGAAHKQGIVHRDIKPANIWIESEKGRPKILDFGLAAMTGPVDTLSRRGAVVGTPGYLSPEQAADEPVDDRSDLYSLGIVLYEMCGGMLPFRYSNVGMMLIAITAHSPRPLSEFAEHVPPGLSDLIDRLLSKEPKDRPASADALLEELKLLADESPPPGPATHAQETDSPSLEIAIDFQPEPPTRTLRTKKQRRSRTPLIAAAIATGILALVAGIFIFRPQPEEPLPEPNVAVAPTTPDRTAPVVVTAEMLQPLQIEAVTLESTRILAGEPALVRFRLVNTASSRAKNPAILAGKAAIAAQIRVFLKPESGGNERPATMFPMRIAGVRIPQSGKSLEMLARFGSEDLTPGRYAVFLRLTTVDDKQVSQAESQISIAANYSNGSLSGFQQITTRTGNGADTTVVRGDDTPRGELDSLSTLLPEKSDGPLQYVYLRFDLSQWQHPMNSLQDAVVSLALKGGATAKQELRLYGFDASQAVSWVEKGEGALNWKNAPTANNLGKAKYLCSTVIDNTEGRMANESNDNVRFFGDELDAFLTGFPDSEVTFVVVSHSKAAQNTMFFSKESDQVDKVPSLHLKVQ